One window of the Corticium candelabrum chromosome 7, ooCorCand1.1, whole genome shotgun sequence genome contains the following:
- the LOC134182587 gene encoding uncharacterized protein LOC134182587: protein MAHPWSKDTIKGASTTCGYAATKREARKEVKYRKESLPDGSKPFVTPLVFEHFGRWGPKAEEFLNELAKKSKDMLGRKNEAAFRSYWRRRFSVIIQKCNSRVVLRKLSRLSLNCLDGQDKLEMDKAIHSSIH from the coding sequence atggctcatccctggagcaaagataccatcaagggagcgtccacgacatgtggatatgcagcaacaaaacgagaggcaaggaaggaagtaaagtatcgcaaagaatcattaccagatggttctaagccttttgttactcctctggtgttcgaacactttggtcgttggggacccaaagcagaggaatttttaaatgaacttgcaaagaagtccaaagacatgctgggaaggaaaaatgaagcagcgtttagaagctattggagaagaagattttctgtgattattcagaaatgtaacagtagagttgttttaagaaagctatctaggctttcattgaattgtttggatggacaagacaagctagagatggacaaagccattcatagttctattcattaa